The nucleotide window TAAAAGCGGCCACAAAAACATTCAGTGCAGGAATGTACAGCACTAAAATCAAAAAACTCACTGCAATAGTAATTAAAACAGTTGGCACCCAGGACTTTTTCGCTTTTGGTTCCCTGGTGGGAGCAGTTGTCAGTTCAACCTTTTCTTTTGTACTAGTCATACCGTCGTCCCCAAGCTTGTAATAGATTGATACCCAGAAGCAGCACCAGAGAAATAATCAACAACGTTGTGCCAATCACCGTTGCACCCGCAAAGTCATATTGCTCTAAGCGTTGAAAGATCAGTACTGGTGCAATCAAATCTTTGAATGGTGTATTCGATGAAATGATGACCGTCGAACCATACTCCCCTACCGCACGGGAAAATCCGAGGGCCACCCCAGTCAAAATCGGTGGCATTAAGGGTGGAAAGATCACATGCCAGAAGGTTTGCCAAGGCGATGCCCCCATACACCAAGCTGACTCCTCCACATCCTTATCCAGTTCAGTTAAAACAGGCTGCACCGTTCGCACAACAAAGGGAAGGGAGATAAAAATCATGGCAATCCCAACCCCTATACGGGTAAAAGACACTTTGAGGCCGAAAGGTAAAAGCAAGGAGCCAATCCAACCATTCTCGCTATAAACCGTGGCTAGGGTTAAGCCAGCAACGGCTGTGGGTAAGGCAAATGGGAGATCGACAGAAGCATCAATGAGTCGCTTCAACGGAAAGTCATAGCGCACCAACACCCAAGCAATTAAGGTACCAAAGACCCCATCAATCAAGGCCGCTACAATTGCCGTTGTAAAAGTGACATCATAGGTCGCCAGCGCAACTTCACTGGTGGCAATGCGCCAAAATTCACTGGGGCCGATCGTGCTGGCCTTTGTAATCATCGCCGTTATCGGCAGTAACAACATGAAAGACAGATAGGCAATCGTAATTTTGAGAGGCCAAGAAACCTTACTAAATAGACGAAAGGGTGCTTGCCACGCGGGTGAACGATGAACAGGTGGAGGAGACGTAATAGTCATAGAAAATTTGTTAGCAAAGATGAATGGAAGCAGAAATCCTACTCAAGGGAGGATGCTGTGAGGGCGTTGCCCCAGCCAAGGGAGTGACCAAAAGCGACCACTCGGTCATTGAGCACCTGTGTATCGATTAAAAAGCCATCATGACCATGCATGGAGGTAATT belongs to Alkalinema sp. FACHB-956 and includes:
- the cysT gene encoding sulfate ABC transporter permease subunit CysT, whose amino-acid sequence is MTITSPPPVHRSPAWQAPFRLFSKVSWPLKITIAYLSFMLLLPITAMITKASTIGPSEFWRIATSEVALATYDVTFTTAIVAALIDGVFGTLIAWVLVRYDFPLKRLIDASVDLPFALPTAVAGLTLATVYSENGWIGSLLLPFGLKVSFTRIGVGIAMIFISLPFVVRTVQPVLTELDKDVEESAWCMGASPWQTFWHVIFPPLMPPILTGVALGFSRAVGEYGSTVIISSNTPFKDLIAPVLIFQRLEQYDFAGATVIGTTLLIISLVLLLGINLLQAWGRRYD